DNA from Gaiellales bacterium:
AGACGCCGCGCACACCACGACGAGCGCGGCCACCGAAACCCATCCGAACCGTCGCATCTCCGCCTCCCTGCGTAGGACGAGGTTCAACCCTTCGGGGAGTGTCCCCCACCGGCGGGAACGTGTCAAATGTGTCGAGCCGTCAGGCGCCCGGCGCGGGCAGGTCGAGCTCGAACCACGTGACGTTGCCGTTCCCGTCCCGGCTTGTATCCCAGCGGCTGGCGAGCGCCTCGACCAGCGTCAGGCCGTAGCCACCGTCCCGGCCCGGCGGGGCGGGTCGCGGCGGGGCGTCGGCCTCGTCCGAGATCTCGATGCGGATGCGATCGCGCCCGACGCCGATGAACACCCCCACGGTTGCCGGCGGGCCGTGCACGACGCTGTTCGTGACCAGCTCGCTCGTCAGCAGCCGAGCCGTCTCGAGCGCCTCCGTGGGGAGGTCGCCGGCCATCAGCGAGACGGCGTCTCGCGCCGCCCGGGGCGTTCGCGCGGAGGCGGGGAACGCCTTTCGCAGCTCTCCGGGCGCCCACTGCATGGTGGGAGCCGCCCGCCGTTCCTGCTCCAGGCGGTCGAGCACGAGGCTGAGCTCGTCGGCCTGCTCCGCCGTGATCGAGCCCGACGCCACGCCGTCCTGGATGAGCCCGCGGCCCTGGAGGAAGAAGTCGCCCTCCCTGGCGGCGCTCGCGTGGTCCCAGTCCGCACCCGACCGCCCGAAACGCACTTCGGTGACGGTGCTCGCGGTCGCCTCCTCTGCCGAGATCAGCTCGTCGGCCAGGAGCATCGTCGTCACGGACACCCCCAGCCAGCGTGAGATCAATCGCCAGCGATCGGGCGACGGCTTGGCTGCCTCCATCTCCCACAGCCGATAGGCGGTGCGGGCGACGTCGAGCTCCCTGGCAGCCTGTGCCTGGCTGAGGCCAAGCTCGGCTCGCCGTGTCTTCAGGCGGTCGCCGAGCGAGACGACGTCAGCCATCGGCGCCGCCGCTCCGAAGCTCGAGATCGGGGTCGTGGTCCGCCCCCGTGATCTCGAACAGCCGGCGGACCGGCGGGGAGAGGTTCTCGAGCACGAGCGGCGCCGACCCGTTCAGCGTGCCGGCGTACTGCTCGAGCGCATGCAATCCACTTGCATCCATGAACGAGAGCTCCGCGAGGTCGAGGACGCCGACCGGCAGCGTATCGAGCGCCGCCAGCAGCACCCTGACCGTGGACAGATCGAGCTGTCCGACCAGTCGAATGCCGCGGCCGTCGTCGAACGGGATCACGAAGAACGGCGTGCGGGTCGCGTCGAACGACTTCACCGATTGCGACCATGTCTGACGAGATGCTGTCTGATGTCAGACACCCTATCGCACTGGTCCGCGCGTGACAACAGTGCGAGGACGGGTAATGACGCCCTGCGGGCTCTCGACCGAGGAGGAGGGATCGGATGTTGATCGCCGCAGTGATCGTGATCTGCATCGTGCTCCTGGTGCTGGCGTTTCTCGCCCCGCGGCTCTCGATCTGGCCGCAGCGCGGCGTCGATCGGACCATCGGCACCGGGCAGCAGGCGGCGGGCACGGCTCCGGGCCGGCTGGGCCGGTGGCTGCAGAAGCCATTCGGCACGGCACGAAGGGCCACGAACAAGAGCGCCGGGACCGGCCGGCGTGGACGCTCCAGAATGCCGCTCTGACCGAGCAGGCCTGGGCCAAGATGATTGACCGGTAAGTCCCGCGCGCCTGGACGCACGGACGGCGGGTGGTCAAGCGGCGCGTTGGTGGCGCTTTGGCTGCGAACCGTCGCATCGCGCCTCCGCGTCTGCGTGATCGCAGACGCCTCCGACCGCCGTCAAGGGCATCTGCCCTTGACGGCTTCTCGGTCGCGCCCATACAACCCGGTATGACCGCTCCCTGCGTCCTTGCGCTGCTCGGTCCGCAGCCCAGCCGGTGCAAGCCCGTGAGCTTGCACCTTGGACATCACGGACTCACCGATCAATCATCTAGTGCGACTGGTTCCGGGGTAACACCTGGCCATGTTCGGCCTTTCCTTCACGTCGGTCAGCGGGCCGGTCGGCTACGGGCTCCTCTTCGCGCTCGTGTTCGGCGAGTCGGCCGGGCTGCCCATTCCCGGCGAGTCGAGCATCATGGTGGCGTCGATCGCGGCGTCCACCGGGTCGCTCTGGATCGTTGCCGTCCTGCTCGTGGCGATCGCCGCCGCGATCCTCGGCGACAACCTCGGGTACCTCTGCGGGCGGACATTCGGCCGGCGGATCTGGACGGTGGGCAGCATCGGGCGGCGCAAGCGTGAGCAGTGGCTGGAGGACGTCGACGACTTCCTCGACGACCACGGCTCGGCCGCGGTCGTCGTCGCCCGGTGGCTGCCGGTGGCGCGGTTCGTGGTGCCATGGCTGGCCGGAATGAACCGGATGCCCTGGCGCAGGTTCTTCATCTGCAATGCCGCCGGAGGGATCGGCTGGGTGGTGAGCGTGGGGATGGCGGCCTACATCATCGGCAGCACCGCGAAGAGCGCGATCGTCGCACTGGGGATCGTCGGCCTCGTCGGCGTCGTGATCGGGCTCGCGGGGCACGCCGTCTGGCACCGCCGGCAGCGCAACCGTCATCCCGCCCGCCGGACAGCCTGACTGCGGGCCCCGGCGCTACCGGTCGGCGAGCGCGGCTTCCGCAGCCCGGGCGAACGGCGTCAGGTCCTGCGGCACCAGATCGTGGAGGCGGGAGTCGGTGACGACGGTCGGGACGCGAAGGCCGTCGATCAACGGCCGGGCGGTGGCCGCGTTGACCGGCGTGACGATCTCGAGCCAGTACGCGGACAGGCGCGGGGAGAGCACCGGTATCTCGACGATGCGCGGACGGCGGCCGCGGATGCGGGCGATCTGCTCGATCATCGCGCGGTACGTCAGCACCTCCGGACCGCCGGCCTGGTAGCTCTGATCCAGGGCGACGTCGAGCCCGCACATCGCGGCGAGGTAGCCCACGATGTCGTCCAGCGCGATCGGCTGCGTCGGCGTGGACACCCAGCGCGGGCACACCATCGCCGGCAGACGGTCGACGAGGGCCACGATCGTCTCGAATGCGGCGCTCCCTCGACCGACCACGACCGCGGAGCCGATCGCCGTCACCGGCACCCGGCCCGAGCGCAGGATGTCCTCGGTCTCGCGCCGGCTGCGCAGGTGCTCCGAGAGCTCGGCGTCGTCCGGCGCGAGCCCGCCGAGATAGACGATCTGGTCGACGCCCGCGCCCTCGGCCGCGCGCGCGATGATCGCCGCGCCGCGGCGGTCACGCTCGGCGAAGTCCAAGGTGCCCAGCGAGTGCACGAGGTAGTAGACGACGTCCATGCCGTCGACCGCGTCACGGACGGCCGTCGGATTCCCGACGTCCGCCCCCACCCAGCGCACGCCCGGCTCGTCCGGGCGTCGCCGGCGCGACACCGCCACGACCTCGTGGTCGCCGCGAAGCCGCTCCACCAGGGCACGCCCGACCGTGCCGGTCGCCCCGAAGACCGCGACGTTCACGCTCGCCCCTCCCCCACGAGGCACGCGAAGTAGCGCCTGCCGACCAGGACGTGCAGACGGGACTGGACCCGCTTGTAGAGCTCACCCGTGAAGGCCGGCATCCCGGGACGGGCGGCCAGCGTCGGATGAAAACCGGAGATCGCCGAGACGACGAGCACCCCGTCGTCCTGCGCCCACTGCTCGAACCGGATCTCCCCGGCAGGCTTGCGGGCCAGGAGGCCGCTGACGATCGCATGGCCGCAAACGACCGCCGTCGGAGTGGCGGTGATCTGCGCAGGCCCGAAGCGCAGCAGAGCCGGGCCGCGTCCAAGTGCCCGCAGCGAGACGCCGCTCGCCGAGTCGGCCGCTCGGACCAGCATGTGGGTCGAGCGCTCGACCTCCCGCCAGTAGGCGGTCGAGAGCTGCCGCGCCCCCTCGTCCGAGAACGACACCACCGGCCGCCCGAAGCGGGCGCGCTGCACCGACGTGACCGCCCCGTCCCCGGAACGCTCCTCGACCGACTCCCACTCCCAGTACACCGCGCGTCTCACCCGGGACCACCTCCCCTGCGCGCGTCCCTACCCCACGGGCGGCGGTTCATACCTCGGTTTCGCGCGTCGAGCCCGGTGGAATGGACCCGGCGATGGCGAGGATGGACGACCTGCTCCTCCGGCTCGATCGGTCGGCGGGCGACGTGATCGCCTCCACCGTCTGCCGCCATCACACGAGGCGGCTCGAGCGGATCGGCTCGGAGGCCCTGGACGCTCCACCGGGCGGGTGGGCCGGCGACGCCCCACCCCCGCGGGCGGGGAACGCCGTCGAGGTGCTGATCGACGGCGAGACGGCCTTCCCGCGCATCGTCGCCGACATCCGCGCGGCGCGCTCGTTCGTCCACCTGACCGGGTGGTTCGTGTCGCCGGACTTCGTGCTGGAGGAGGGGGAGACGCCCGTCGTGGTGCGCGACCTGCTCGCCGCCGCCGCGGAGCGTGTCGACGTCCGCGTCCTGCTCTGGGCCGGTGCGCCGATCCCGGTGTTCACGCCGGCCCGGCGCCTGGCGCGGGCCGTGCGCGACGAGCTGCGCCGGGCCGGACCGATCCACTGCGCGCTCGACGACCACGAGCGGCCGCTTCACTGCCACCACGAGAAGACGATCGTGATCGACGGCGAGATCGCCTACGTCGGCGGCATCGACCTGACGTCGCTGGCCGGCGACCGGCGCGACTCCCAGCGCCACCCGGCGCGCGCCGCGCTCGGCTGGCACGACGTCACGACCCGCACCCGCGGCCCCCTCGTCGCCGACGTCGCGGCGCACTTCGACATGCGCTGGCACGCCGTCACCGGGGAGCGGCTGCCCGACACGCCGCCGCCGGCGCCCGCCGGGGAGGTCACCGCCCAGCTGGCTCGGACGGTGCCCGAGCGCATCTATGCCGGGGCCTCGCACGGAAGCTTCGGGATCCTCGAGTCGTATCTCCGCGCGCTGCGGTCGGCGGAGCGGTTTGCCTACCTGGAGACCCAGTACCTGTGGTCACCCGAGATCGTCGACGTGCTGGCCGACAAGCTGCGCCACCCGCCGGACGACAGGTTCCGGATCGTGCTCCTGCTGCCCGCGCGGCCCAAGGGCGGCGCCGACGACACGCGCGGTGCGCTCGGCGAGCTGATCGAGGCCGACGACGGCGCGGGACGGATGCTCGCCTGCTGCCTCTTCGCGCGCGCCGGGTCGGCGAGCGATGCGATCTACGTGCATGCCAAGGTCGGGATCGTGGACGACCGCTGGCTGACGGTCGGTTCGGCGAACCTCAACGACCACTCCCTCTTCAACGACACGGAGATGAACGTCGTCACCCATGACGCCGGCCTGGCCCGCGCGACCCGGCTCGCGCTGTGGGCGGAGCATCTCGAGTCGACACCGGCCGAGGTCGACGGCGATCCCGCCGACGTGATCGACGGGCAGTGGCGCCCGGTCGCCGAGGAACAGCTCGACCGCCGCCGGAACGGCCTGCCGCTCACCCACCGGCTGATGCGGCTCGACCACGTCTCCCGTCGCTCGGCGCGGCTGCTCGGGCCGCTCCAGGGCCTCGTCGTCGACGGGTGAGGTTCTCGACCGCGAAGGCTGTCACGACGGCGCAGGTGCTCACCATCCCCTCCTCGCTCGCCGACCCCGTCACCGCGCTCGGCCGCGTGGTCGATCTGCTCCTGGAGCTGTGGGGTGTCCTCGTGGTGGCCGGGACGGCGGGCGCCGTCGCGACCTTCTTCCTCACGAGAGACGCGTCGTCGGCAGGTTGGGGCTCCAGCCGATCGCCGGCGCGATCTCGCGAGCGATCGTGTCGAGCATCGCCGCGTTGTAGTCGACCCCGAGCTGGCTCGGCACCGTGAGCAGGATGGTGTCGGCGGCCTGGACGGCGGCGTCTTGCGCGAGCTCTTCGGCAATCCGGTCGGGCTCCCCGGTGTAGCTGCGGCCGAACCGGCTGATGGCACCGTCCAGCCACCCCACCTGATCCTCGTTCGCGTCGTCCCCGAACAGGCGGCGGTCGAGGTCGGACGTGATCGGCATGACGCTGCGGCTGACCGACACGCGCGGCTCGCGCTCGTGGCCCGCCTTCGCCCAGGCCTCGCGGAACAGGGAGATCTGCTCGGCCTGGAGCTGGTCGAACGGCACCTGCGTGTCCTCCAGGAGGAGCGTCGAGCTCATCAGGTTCATGCCCTGCTCGCCCGTCCGGACGGCACTCTGGCGGGTGCCCGAGCCCCACCAGATGCGATCGGCGAGGCCGGGCGACTGCGGCTGGACGGCCAGCATCGCGTCGCCGGGCCGGCCGCCCGCGTCGGCCCGGACGACGCCCGCCCCGGCGATCGCCGCGCGGAACAGGGCCGTCTTCTCGCGCGCCTGGTCGTGGTCGAGCGTGTACCCGAACGCCTCGGCGCCGTGCCAGGCCGGCTCGGGCGAGCCACGGCTGATACCGAGCTGGAGCCGGCCGCCTGCCAGCAGATCGGCCGCTCCGGCGTCCTCGGCCATGTAGAGCGGGTTCTCGTAGCGCATGTCGATGACGCCGGTGCCGATCTCGATGCGCTCGGTTCTGACGCCGATCGCGGCGAGCAGCGGGAACGGCGAGGCGAGCTGGCGGGCGAAGTGGTGCACGCGCACGAATGCGCCGTCGATGCCGATCTCCTCGGCCGCAACGGCCAGCTCGACGGTCTGCAGGAGCGCATCGCTCGCGGTATTCGTGAGGCCGCCGGCCGGATGCCAGGCGCCGAACGAGAGGAAGCCGATCTTCTTTGGGAGCGTCATCCCTCACCAGAACGTCGTTGACTGATCAAGTATTCCGCCCAGCGTCCGCGCGACTTGAAGGCCGCGGCGGCGCCGCCGGCTCGTGCCGCGTTGCGGCCGGCCGGTGGCGCTCGGAATGCGGCTTGGTGACCACGTCAGAACCGTACCCGCCCCATCGCATATCCTCGGAGCGGCATGACCGAGATCGTCGCCAACCCGCCGTCCGCGGTGCCCGACATGCAGGCGCTTCGGAGCTGCTGGCACCCGGTGGCGTTCGCCTCCGAGCTCGGCGACACGCCGCTCGGGGCGAAGCTGCTCGGCGAGCCGGTCGTCGTCTGGCGCGGCGGCGAGGGTCGGCTGCATGCGGTCAAGGATCTGTGCATCCACCGTGGCACCGCGCTCTCGCTGGGCTGGACCCGGGGCGACCGGATCGTCTGCCCGTACCACGGCTGGCAGTACCGCGCCGATGGCGTGTGCACCGCCATCCCACAGCTCGCCGACCCGACCAGGGTGCCGAGCAAGGCCCGCATCGATGCCTACAGCTGCCGCGAGGCGCTGGGCCTGATCTGGGTGGCGATGGACACGCCCCGGTACGAGCTCCCGGAGATCCCCGAGCTCGACGATCCCGGCTGGATGACGGTGCCCGCGGGTCCGTACCGCTGGGCGTCCGACTCGTCCCGCCAGCTCGAGAACTTCACCGACTTCGGCCACTTCCCCTGGGTGCACCCGGGCCTCCTGGGCGATCCCGAGCGGCCCGTGGTGCCGGCGCACGAGGTCGAGACCCGCGGGCACGTGCTGCATTACACCATCGTGCGTCCCGAGGCGCCCAACTCCGACGACTTCCCGGTGTTCGCGAACGACGCCGCCGAGCAGCCGATGCGCCGCAGCCGCTACGAGCTGCACCTGCCCTACACGCTCGTGCTGCGGCTCGGCTGGGGCGGTGAGCGGGGCATGGTCTACTTCTTCGCGTCCCAGCCGATCAGCCCCAACGAGTGCGCCGGGTTCCTGATCATGGCCCGCAACTACGACTTCGACCAGCCCATCGAGGTGCTGCAGTCGTTCGAGGACACGATCTTCAACCAGGACAAGCGCATCGTCGAGTCCCAGCGACCCGAGCAGGTGCCGTTCGATCTCGCGGCCGAGCTGCACCTGAAGTTCGATGCGGTCGCGGTGAGCTACCGGCGGGCGATGCGCGAGAACGGCCTCGCGGTCAGCACCGACGGCTAGGCCGTGAGCGCGGCGAACGCGGCCGGGTAGACGATGCGCCCGGCGATGTCCGGGGTGTATCCCGGGAGCCGCTTGATCAGGAACGCCTCGTC
Protein-coding regions in this window:
- a CDS encoding ATP-binding protein gives rise to the protein MADVVSLGDRLKTRRAELGLSQAQAARELDVARTAYRLWEMEAAKPSPDRWRLISRWLGVSVTTMLLADELISAEEATASTVTEVRFGRSGADWDHASAAREGDFFLQGRGLIQDGVASGSITAEQADELSLVLDRLEQERRAAPTMQWAPGELRKAFPASARTPRAARDAVSLMAGDLPTEALETARLLTSELVTNSVVHGPPATVGVFIGVGRDRIRIEISDEADAPPRPAPPGRDGGYGLTLVEALASRWDTSRDGNGNVTWFELDLPAPGA
- a CDS encoding STAS domain-containing protein yields the protein MKSFDATRTPFFVIPFDDGRGIRLVGQLDLSTVRVLLAALDTLPVGVLDLAELSFMDASGLHALEQYAGTLNGSAPLVLENLSPPVRRLFEITGADHDPDLELRSGGADG
- a CDS encoding DUF6411 family protein, with the protein product MLIAAVIVICIVLLVLAFLAPRLSIWPQRGVDRTIGTGQQAAGTAPGRLGRWLQKPFGTARRATNKSAGTGRRGRSRMPL
- a CDS encoding DedA family protein, with translation MFGLSFTSVSGPVGYGLLFALVFGESAGLPIPGESSIMVASIAASTGSLWIVAVLLVAIAAAILGDNLGYLCGRTFGRRIWTVGSIGRRKREQWLEDVDDFLDDHGSAAVVVARWLPVARFVVPWLAGMNRMPWRRFFICNAAGGIGWVVSVGMAAYIIGSTAKSAIVALGIVGLVGVVIGLAGHAVWHRRQRNRHPARRTA
- a CDS encoding NAD(P)H-binding protein, which codes for MNVAVFGATGTVGRALVERLRGDHEVVAVSRRRRPDEPGVRWVGADVGNPTAVRDAVDGMDVVYYLVHSLGTLDFAERDRRGAAIIARAAEGAGVDQIVYLGGLAPDDAELSEHLRSRRETEDILRSGRVPVTAIGSAVVVGRGSAAFETIVALVDRLPAMVCPRWVSTPTQPIALDDIVGYLAAMCGLDVALDQSYQAGGPEVLTYRAMIEQIARIRGRRPRIVEIPVLSPRLSAYWLEIVTPVNAATARPLIDGLRVPTVVTDSRLHDLVPQDLTPFARAAEAALADR
- a CDS encoding phosphatidylserine/phosphatidylglycerophosphate/cardiolipin synthase family protein encodes the protein MDDLLLRLDRSAGDVIASTVCRHHTRRLERIGSEALDAPPGGWAGDAPPPRAGNAVEVLIDGETAFPRIVADIRAARSFVHLTGWFVSPDFVLEEGETPVVVRDLLAAAAERVDVRVLLWAGAPIPVFTPARRLARAVRDELRRAGPIHCALDDHERPLHCHHEKTIVIDGEIAYVGGIDLTSLAGDRRDSQRHPARAALGWHDVTTRTRGPLVADVAAHFDMRWHAVTGERLPDTPPPAPAGEVTAQLARTVPERIYAGASHGSFGILESYLRALRSAERFAYLETQYLWSPEIVDVLADKLRHPPDDRFRIVLLLPARPKGGADDTRGALGELIEADDGAGRMLACCLFARAGSASDAIYVHAKVGIVDDRWLTVGSANLNDHSLFNDTEMNVVTHDAGLARATRLALWAEHLESTPAEVDGDPADVIDGQWRPVAEEQLDRRRNGLPLTHRLMRLDHVSRRSARLLGPLQGLVVDG
- a CDS encoding LLM class flavin-dependent oxidoreductase, translating into MTLPKKIGFLSFGAWHPAGGLTNTASDALLQTVELAVAAEEIGIDGAFVRVHHFARQLASPFPLLAAIGVRTERIEIGTGVIDMRYENPLYMAEDAGAADLLAGGRLQLGISRGSPEPAWHGAEAFGYTLDHDQAREKTALFRAAIAGAGVVRADAGGRPGDAMLAVQPQSPGLADRIWWGSGTRQSAVRTGEQGMNLMSSTLLLEDTQVPFDQLQAEQISLFREAWAKAGHEREPRVSVSRSVMPITSDLDRRLFGDDANEDQVGWLDGAISRFGRSYTGEPDRIAEELAQDAAVQAADTILLTVPSQLGVDYNAAMLDTIAREIAPAIGWSPNLPTTRLS
- a CDS encoding aromatic ring-hydroxylating dioxygenase subunit alpha yields the protein MTEIVANPPSAVPDMQALRSCWHPVAFASELGDTPLGAKLLGEPVVVWRGGEGRLHAVKDLCIHRGTALSLGWTRGDRIVCPYHGWQYRADGVCTAIPQLADPTRVPSKARIDAYSCREALGLIWVAMDTPRYELPEIPELDDPGWMTVPAGPYRWASDSSRQLENFTDFGHFPWVHPGLLGDPERPVVPAHEVETRGHVLHYTIVRPEAPNSDDFPVFANDAAEQPMRRSRYELHLPYTLVLRLGWGGERGMVYFFASQPISPNECAGFLIMARNYDFDQPIEVLQSFEDTIFNQDKRIVESQRPEQVPFDLAAELHLKFDAVAVSYRRAMRENGLAVSTDG